One window from the genome of Numida meleagris isolate 19003 breed g44 Domestic line chromosome 24, NumMel1.0, whole genome shotgun sequence encodes:
- the HAX1 gene encoding HCLS1-associated protein X-1 codes for MSFYDAFRGFFGFPGRGRPRDPLFGAPWDGDEEDDDDEAAGPPGPRPPDDFAFNFGFSPGGAFEELLRDMGELLGAFGGGWAGLPPPFGEERGWERPGGASRPGLTPALPGEPPLPGPGSGRPLRDSMLKDPEGPARPWEPLPALEEPPPTAPGQKEDGDLDSQVSSAGLGTILRPQQPAPRSYFQSVSVTTVTLPDGAVEERRTVQDSQGHRETTVTRRRGDQAFITTTKEDGQSKDYREEVLNMDDRELAQFAGTWPQRDELLTPPQSDSSSLLGSFFRRWFSSR; via the exons ATGAGCTTTTACGACGCCTTCCGCGGCTTCTTCGGCTTCCCGGGGCGCGGCAG GCCCCGAGATCCGCTGTTCGGAGCGCCGTGGGACGGGGACGAGGAGGACGACGACGACGAAGCCGCGGGTCCCCCCGGGCCGCGCCCTCCCGATGACTTCGCCTTCAACTTCGGCTTCAGCCCCGGCGGCGCCTTCGAGGAGCTGCTGCGGGACATGGGCGAGCTGCTGGGCGCCTTCGGGGGGGGCTGGGCCGGGCTGCCCCCGCCCTTCGGGGAGGAACGGGGCTGGGAGCGACCCGGCGGGGCGTCCAGACCCGGGCTGACCCCGGCCCTTCCTGGAGAGCCCCCCCTGCCCGGCCCCGGCTCGGGGCGGCCGCTGCGCGACTCCATGCTGAAGGATCCCgagggcccggcccggccgtgGGAGCCGCTCCCGGCG CTGGAGGAGCCCCCCCCGACCGCACCTGGCCAAAAGGAGGACGGCG ACCTGGACTCCCAGGTGTCCTCGGCGGGGCTGGGCACCATCCTGCGGCCCCAGCAGCCTGCGCCCCGCTCCTACTTCCAGAGCGTCTCCGTCACCACAGTGACACTCCCTGATGGA GCAGTGGAGGAGCGCCGCACGGTGCAGGACAGCCAGGGCCACCGTGAGACAACTGTCACCCGCCGGAGGGGGGACCAGGCCTTCATCACCACCACCAAGGAGGATGGGCAGAGCAAGGATTACCGGGAGGAGGTGCTCAACATGGATGACC GGGAGCTGGCGCAGTTCGCGGGCACGTGGCCGCAGCGCGATGAGCTCCTCACTCCTCCCCAGAGCGATTCCTCGTCCCTGCTGGGCAGCTTCTTCCGCCGCTGGTTCTCCAGCCGGTAG
- the AQP10 gene encoding aquaporin-10 isoform X3: MGYASFLKRARALLCIRNQLARECLAELLAVFVLILITLGGAAQMVTSSGTKGNIITSSLAGALAVMVAIYTAGGVSGAHLNPAFSLAMSLLGQLPWWKFPIFVAVQTFGSFIAAGAVYALYYDAIWSYSNGTLTASGPRETASIFATYPAEHLSLPNGFLDQVLGTAVLIVGILAITDTRNRAVPRGLEPVAVALLVLAIEVSMGSNCGSPMNPARDLGPRLFTLAAGWGTEVFSRGSAWWWVPVVAPLVGAALGTGLYQLFVAFHHPEEEEDGGRERRQTKH, encoded by the exons ATGGGCTACGCGTCCTTCTTGAAGAGGGCTCGAGCGCTGCTCTGCATCCGGAACCAGCTGGCGCGAGAGTGCCTGGCCGAGCTGCTGGCTGTCTTCGTGCTCATC ctgatCACGCTGGGCGGCGCGGCGCAGATGGTCACCAGCTCCGGGACCAAGGGGAACATCATCACCTCCTCACTGGCGGGCGCGCTGGCCGTCATGGTGGCCATCTACACAGCGGGGGGGGTCTCTG GGGCTCACCTGAACCCGGCTTTCTCCCTCGCCatgtccctgctggggcagctccCGTGGTGGAAGTTCCCCATTTTCGTGGCCGTGCAGACCTTTGGGTCCTTCATCGCCGCCGGAGCCGTCTATGCTCTGTACTACG ACGCCATCTGGTCCTACAGCAACGGGACCCTCACGGCCTCCGGGCCCCGGGAGACCGCCTCCATCTTTGCCACGTACCCCGCCGAGCACCTGTCCCTCCCCAATGGCTTCCTGGACCAG GTGCTGGGCACGGCGGTGCTGATCGTGGGCATCCTGGCCATCACCGACACCCGCAACCGCGCGGTGCCGCGGGGCCTGGAGCCGGTGGCCGTGGCGCTGCTGGTGCTCGCCATCGAGGTGTCCATGGGCTCCAACTGCGGCAGCCCCATGAACCCGGCGCGGGACCTGGGCCCGCGGCTCTTCACGCTGGCGGCGGGATGGGGCACCGAGGTGTTCAG CAGGGGCAGCGCGTGGTGGTGGGTGCCGGTGGTGGCCCCGCTGGTGGGGGCCGCGCTGGGCACGGGGCTCTACCAGCTCTTCGTGGCCTTCCACCACCCCGAGGAAGAGGAGGACGGCGGACGAGAGCGCAGGCAGACCAAGCACTGA
- the AQP10 gene encoding aquaporin-10 isoform X1, whose protein sequence is MESWSRAVGVGRTTETAREEAPERRSAPCCPAPILRWGAGAAWGLSLGLGAAVSLLLQLITLGGAAQMVTSSGTKGNIITSSLAGALAVMVAIYTAGGVSGAHLNPAFSLAMSLLGQLPWWKFPIFVAVQTFGSFIAAGAVYALYYGTQSPRRGRGVGAQPGGLSLVHSSAPQTPSGPTATGPSRPPGPGRPPPSLPRTPPSTCPSPMASWTRWVPAPQPHTAPHGSQLRPRCPQVLGTAVLIVGILAITDTRNRAVPRGLEPVAVALLVLAIEVSMGSNCGSPMNPARDLGPRLFTLAAGWGTEVFSRGSAWWWVPVVAPLVGAALGTGLYQLFVAFHHPEEEEDGGRERRQTKH, encoded by the exons ATGGAGAGCTGGAGCCGGGCAGTGGGCGTGGGCAGAACCACAGAGACTGCACGGGAAGAGGCACCAGAGCGGCGCTCGGCTCCGTGTTGCCCTGCACCCATCCTGCGGTGGGGAGCAGGCGCTGCATGGGGGCTGAGCCTGGGGCTGGGTGCAGCCGTGtcccttctcctgcagctgatCACGCTGGGCGGCGCGGCGCAGATGGTCACCAGCTCCGGGACCAAGGGGAACATCATCACCTCCTCACTGGCGGGCGCGCTGGCCGTCATGGTGGCCATCTACACAGCGGGGGGGGTCTCTG GGGCTCACCTGAACCCGGCTTTCTCCCTCGCCatgtccctgctggggcagctccCGTGGTGGAAGTTCCCCATTTTCGTGGCCGTGCAGACCTTTGGGTCCTTCATCGCCGCCGGAGCCGTCTATGCTCTGTACTACGGTACGCAGAGCCCGCGGCGGGGACGTGGGGTGGGCGCACAGCCTGGGGGGCTCAGCTTggtgcacagctctgccccgCAGACGCCATCTGGTCCTACAGCAACGGGACCCTCACGGCCTCCGGGCCCCGGGAGACCGCCTCCATCTTTGCCACGTACCCCGCCGAGCACCTGTCCCTCCCCAATGGCTTCCTGGACCAGGTGGGtgccggccccgcagccccacacgGCCCCACACGGTTCCCAGCTGAGGCCGCGCTGCCCACAGGTGCTGGGCACGGCGGTGCTGATCGTGGGCATCCTGGCCATCACCGACACCCGCAACCGCGCGGTGCCGCGGGGCCTGGAGCCGGTGGCCGTGGCGCTGCTGGTGCTCGCCATCGAGGTGTCCATGGGCTCCAACTGCGGCAGCCCCATGAACCCGGCGCGGGACCTGGGCCCGCGGCTCTTCACGCTGGCGGCGGGATGGGGCACCGAGGTGTTCAG CAGGGGCAGCGCGTGGTGGTGGGTGCCGGTGGTGGCCCCGCTGGTGGGGGCCGCGCTGGGCACGGGGCTCTACCAGCTCTTCGTGGCCTTCCACCACCCCGAGGAAGAGGAGGACGGCGGACGAGAGCGCAGGCAGACCAAGCACTGA
- the AQP10 gene encoding aquaporin-10 isoform X2 gives MGAEPGAGCSRVPSPAADHAGRRGADGHQLRDQGEHHHLLTGGRAGRHGGHLHSGGGLWGSPEPGFLPRHVPAGAAPVVEVPHFRGRADLWVLHRRRSRLCSVLRYAEPAAGTWGGRTAWGAQLGAQLCPADAIWSYSNGTLTASGPRETASIFATYPAEHLSLPNGFLDQVLGTAVLIVGILAITDTRNRAVPRGLEPVAVALLVLAIEVSMGSNCGSPMNPARDLGPRLFTLAAGWGTEVFSRGSAWWWVPVVAPLVGAALGTGLYQLFVAFHHPEEEEDGGRERRQTKH, from the exons ATGGGGGCTGAGCCTGGGGCTGGGTGCAGCCGTGtcccttctcctgcagctgatCACGCTGGGCGGCGCGGCGCAGATGGTCACCAGCTCCGGGACCAAGGGGAACATCATCACCTCCTCACTGGCGGGCGCGCTGGCCGTCATGGTGGCCATCTACACAGCGGGGGGGGTCTCTG GGGCTCACCTGAACCCGGCTTTCTCCCTCGCCatgtccctgctggggcagctccCGTGGTGGAAGTTCCCCATTTTCGTGGCCGTGCAGACCTTTGGGTCCTTCATCGCCGCCGGAGCCGTCTATGCTCTGTACTACGGTACGCAGAGCCCGCGGCGGGGACGTGGGGTGGGCGCACAGCCTGGGGGGCTCAGCTTggtgcacagctctgccccgCAGACGCCATCTGGTCCTACAGCAACGGGACCCTCACGGCCTCCGGGCCCCGGGAGACCGCCTCCATCTTTGCCACGTACCCCGCCGAGCACCTGTCCCTCCCCAATGGCTTCCTGGACCAG GTGCTGGGCACGGCGGTGCTGATCGTGGGCATCCTGGCCATCACCGACACCCGCAACCGCGCGGTGCCGCGGGGCCTGGAGCCGGTGGCCGTGGCGCTGCTGGTGCTCGCCATCGAGGTGTCCATGGGCTCCAACTGCGGCAGCCCCATGAACCCGGCGCGGGACCTGGGCCCGCGGCTCTTCACGCTGGCGGCGGGATGGGGCACCGAGGTGTTCAG CAGGGGCAGCGCGTGGTGGTGGGTGCCGGTGGTGGCCCCGCTGGTGGGGGCCGCGCTGGGCACGGGGCTCTACCAGCTCTTCGTGGCCTTCCACCACCCCGAGGAAGAGGAGGACGGCGGACGAGAGCGCAGGCAGACCAAGCACTGA